The following is a genomic window from Lysinibacillus sp. G4S2.
ATAATGTTGATTTACCGACACCGTTCATACCGACTAGAGCAATTTTTTCCCCGCGTTCAATTTCAAAGGTAAGTGGGGGAAGTAACGGCTTGTCCTTATCATATCCAATGACTAAGTTTTCAGCCTCCACTACATAACGACCTGAAGAGCGTGCTTCTTTAAAGCCGAATTCAGGCTTTACAGCTGTTTCAGGACGATCGATACGCTCTAAACGGTCAAGCTGCTTGGCACGAGATTTTGCACGACCAGTAGTTGAGTAGCGAGCTTTATTTTTCGCGATGAAATCCTCTTGTTTTTTAATGAACTCCTGTTGTTTTTCGTAAGCATCGATATGCTGACGTTTATTGATTTCAGCAAGCTCTAAAAACTTTTCATATGTCGCTGTATAGCGAGTTAATTTTGAAAATTCTAGTTGGAAGATAACATCCACGGTTTCATTCATAAACTCCGTATCATGCGAAATTAATAAGAACGCGTGTGGATAGTTCTTTAAATAGTTTTTCAACCATGTAATATGCTCTTCATCCAGATAGTTTGTCGGCTCATCAAGTAATAATACTTTTGGTTTTTCAAGTAATAGCTTTGCTAATAAAACCTTTGTACGTTGACCACCAGAAAGGGCAGCAACATCACGTTCTAAGCCGATTGCATCGAGCCCAAGACCGCGTGCAACCTCTTCAATTTTCATATCGAGAGTATAGAAATCTCCTGCATCCAGAGCATCTTGCACCTCAGCCATTTGCTCTAGTAAAACCTCTAATTCTTCAGGTGTTGCTTCAGCCATTTTCCCTGTAATTTCATTGAGCTCTTCTTCTTTTTTATATAAAGGAAGAAAGGCATCACGTAATGCATCACGCATCGTACGACCAGCTGTCAATGCTGTATGCTGATCTAAATAGCCGTAATGCGTTCCAGGAAGCCATTCAACCTTCCCAGTATCGTGGATTGTTTGCCCCGTAATGATGCCCATTAATGTGGATTTACCAACACCATTTGCACCAACAAGACCAATATGATCACCTTCAACTAAACGAAAGGATACATCTTTAAAAAGTGTGCGGTCACCGAATGAATGACCTAAATTTTCAACTGTTAATATTGCCATATATGTTCCTCCAAATTCAATCAATACAATTATGTGAAATAATAGCTATCTTCCTACAGAGTGTTTTTATTTCAATAAGCTTTTCATTATTAAAGTTCTGCTAATTGTTTATTTAACTCCGCTAGCGTTGCTTCCATATTCGCAAGGCGTTGCTCTGCTTTTGCCACTTGATCATTATGACCTGTAGATTCAAGTTTTTCGATGTCGCCTTGTAAATTCATATAATCCATTTTTAGCTCTTTAATTTGATATTCAATATCACTTTTTAATGGCACGATGATTGCTCCTTTATGTGTAAATTTGTATAACGAAAGCGTGTAAAAGCGATGGAGGTTTGTTTTATCCCCCACCGCTTATTAGTTAAAATCAATCGGGTACTTATTTGGTTTGAATTTTTCGATACTCCACGTATGGGTGAAAATTCTACTATATTGTATCATATTCACCTTCAAAGAATCACTAAGTAGAAGCGATATTATGTCGATCATAAGCGAAATCTAAAAGCATTGACTGTAGTGCTTCATTGTTACTTGTAAGATTGAGTTGACGTTGTTTTTTTACAGCTCGTTCACTACGAGCCTCGTGTAACAGAAACTCCATAACAGCATTTTGAATTTGCGATTGTTTCATTTTGCGCCCAAGCCCAAGGTGAATAAAGCCATTCTGTTCACGAGGAAAGGCGTGTAATAGTTCAGCCTCTGTTTGGGCAAGTGTAATACAAGGCACACCATAAGAGGCGATTTTATAAGGTGTATAATTTGCATTACAAATAATAACATCCGCTTTTGGTAATAGTTTTAGGAGTGCGTTTTTATCTCGAAGAATGGCAGTGTTACGACGACTGAGCACCATCATTTGCAAGTCATCGGTCGCATGTCGATAGCTATCATCAATCATCACTGTAATTTGTAGTGGAATTTGTAGCTGCGTTAAGTGTCGAAGAGTACGGTAGGTTAGGTTATGCTCGTCCC
Proteins encoded in this region:
- a CDS encoding ABC-F family ATP-binding cassette domain-containing protein, which translates into the protein MAILTVENLGHSFGDRTLFKDVSFRLVEGDHIGLVGANGVGKSTLMGIITGQTIHDTGKVEWLPGTHYGYLDQHTALTAGRTMRDALRDAFLPLYKKEEELNEITGKMAEATPEELEVLLEQMAEVQDALDAGDFYTLDMKIEEVARGLGLDAIGLERDVAALSGGQRTKVLLAKLLLEKPKVLLLDEPTNYLDEEHITWLKNYLKNYPHAFLLISHDTEFMNETVDVIFQLEFSKLTRYTATYEKFLELAEINKRQHIDAYEKQQEFIKKQEDFIAKNKARYSTTGRAKSRAKQLDRLERIDRPETAVKPEFGFKEARSSGRYVVEAENLVIGYDKDKPLLPPLTFEIERGEKIALVGMNGVGKSTLLKTMLGKINPLDGKVFRGDYLYPSYFEQEVKADKITPIDDVWNAFPSMEQAQVRAALARAGLKTDHITRPLNSLSGGEQAKVRLCKLMMEEANWLVFDEPTNHLDVDAKEELKRAMKEFKGTIVLVSHEPDFYEGLATKVWNVQDWFTSGQQS
- a CDS encoding SE1832 family protein, whose product is MPLKSDIEYQIKELKMDYMNLQGDIEKLESTGHNDQVAKAEQRLANMEATLAELNKQLAEL